In Streptomyces sp. NBC_00704, a genomic segment contains:
- the sepH gene encoding septation protein SepH, producing MPELRVVAVSNDGTRLVLKAADSTEYTLPIDERLRAAVRGDRPRLGQIEIEVESHLRPRDIQARIRAGATAEEVAQMAGIPVDRVRRFEGPVLAERAFMAERARKTPVRRPGENTGPQLGEAVQERLLIRGAEKDTVQWDSWRRDDGTWEVLLVYRVAGEPHSASWTYDPPRRLVQAVDDEARSLIGESDDLAAPEPSFPFVPRIARLPRDRPLDRTLDRPSLPPQPSEPDEESERERDSLTSLLEAVPSFRGDMVVPERPTAEPVTEEPDEQEAVAEEPPAPAASAGSAYADVLMPRSVGSHRDRLVGATDRQAEADGVRPGRRAAVPSWDEIVFGTRRKKQE from the coding sequence ATGCCCGAACTGCGTGTCGTGGCCGTCTCGAATGACGGCACACGGCTGGTGCTGAAGGCTGCGGACAGCACGGAGTACACGCTTCCGATCGATGAGCGTCTGCGCGCCGCCGTACGCGGCGACCGTCCCCGCCTCGGCCAGATCGAGATCGAGGTGGAGAGCCATCTCCGCCCCCGCGACATCCAGGCGCGTATACGCGCCGGTGCGACAGCGGAAGAAGTCGCGCAGATGGCCGGCATCCCCGTCGACCGTGTGCGCCGTTTCGAGGGCCCCGTACTGGCCGAGCGGGCCTTCATGGCCGAACGCGCCCGCAAGACCCCGGTCCGCCGGCCCGGCGAGAACACCGGTCCGCAGCTCGGCGAAGCCGTCCAGGAACGGCTGTTGATCCGCGGCGCCGAGAAGGACACCGTCCAGTGGGATTCGTGGCGCCGCGACGACGGCACCTGGGAAGTCCTGCTGGTCTACCGGGTCGCGGGCGAGCCGCACTCGGCGAGCTGGACGTACGACCCGCCCCGGCGGCTCGTCCAGGCCGTCGACGACGAGGCCCGTTCGCTGATCGGCGAGTCCGACGACCTGGCCGCGCCGGAGCCCAGCTTTCCGTTCGTGCCGCGTATCGCACGGCTGCCCCGCGACCGCCCGCTGGACCGCACCCTCGACCGGCCCAGCCTGCCGCCCCAGCCGTCCGAGCCGGACGAGGAGAGCGAACGCGAACGCGACTCGCTGACCAGCCTGTTGGAGGCGGTGCCGAGCTTCCGCGGCGACATGGTCGTCCCGGAGCGGCCGACGGCCGAGCCCGTCACGGAGGAGCCCGACGAGCAGGAGGCCGTCGCCGAGGAGCCCCCGGCGCCCGCCGCCTCCGCCGGTTCCGCCTACGCGGACGTCCTCATGCCGCGTTCCGTCGGCAGCCACCGCGACCGTCTCGTCGGCGCCACCGACCGGCAGGCCGAGGCGGACGGCGTCCGCCCGGGGCGCCGGGCCGCGGTGCCGAGCTGGGACGAGATCGTGTTCGGCACCCGGCGCAAGAAGCAGGAGTGA
- a CDS encoding alkaline phosphatase family protein, giving the protein MERSAPSWDYPEPLAVASAPVPEYGSGSLADLLPTLAAGMAVPGMTAAIPELAPADRNCVFLVDGLGWEQIRAHRDEAPYLYALLGSSRGGTGRPLTAGYPATTATSLASVGTGLPPGAHGLPGYTVRNPDTGELMNQLRWQPWTAPGAWQPYPTVFQLAHRAGVHAAQVSAPAFQNTPLTKIALSGGTFHGRLTGEERMDLAAEQLAAGDRSLVYTYYAELDGAGHRYGVASDTWRGQLMYVDRLVQRLAEQLPPRSALYVTADHGMVDVPFDDEHRIDFDADWELRAGVALLGGEGRARHVYAVPGAADDVLTCWREVLGEQFWVASRDEAIAAGWFGPQVDERVYARLGDVIAAARDDVLIVASEREPKESAMVGNHGSMTPAEQFVPLLEVRS; this is encoded by the coding sequence ATGGAGCGGTCCGCCCCCTCCTGGGACTACCCCGAGCCGCTCGCCGTGGCCTCCGCCCCCGTACCCGAGTACGGCTCCGGCTCCCTCGCCGACCTGCTGCCCACGCTGGCCGCCGGCATGGCCGTGCCCGGCATGACCGCGGCGATCCCGGAACTCGCGCCGGCGGACCGCAACTGCGTCTTCCTCGTCGACGGCCTGGGCTGGGAGCAGATCAGGGCCCACCGCGACGAGGCGCCGTACCTGTACGCCCTGCTCGGCAGCTCGCGCGGCGGCACCGGCCGCCCCCTCACCGCCGGCTACCCGGCGACCACCGCGACCTCCCTCGCCTCCGTCGGCACCGGCCTCCCGCCCGGCGCGCACGGCCTGCCCGGCTACACCGTGCGCAACCCCGACACCGGCGAGCTGATGAACCAGCTCCGCTGGCAGCCGTGGACCGCGCCCGGCGCGTGGCAGCCGTACCCGACCGTGTTCCAGCTCGCCCACCGGGCGGGCGTGCACGCCGCGCAGGTGTCGGCCCCCGCGTTCCAGAACACCCCGCTCACCAAGATCGCGCTCAGCGGCGGAACGTTCCACGGACGGCTCACCGGCGAGGAGCGCATGGACCTCGCCGCCGAACAACTCGCCGCCGGCGACCGCTCCCTCGTCTACACCTACTACGCCGAACTGGACGGCGCGGGACACCGCTACGGCGTCGCCTCCGACACATGGCGCGGCCAGCTCATGTACGTCGACCGCCTCGTCCAGCGTCTCGCCGAACAGCTCCCGCCGCGCAGCGCGCTCTACGTCACCGCCGACCACGGCATGGTCGACGTGCCCTTCGACGACGAGCACCGCATCGACTTCGACGCCGACTGGGAGCTGCGCGCCGGCGTCGCCCTGCTGGGCGGCGAGGGCCGCGCCCGCCATGTCTACGCCGTGCCGGGCGCCGCGGACGACGTGCTGACCTGCTGGCGCGAGGTGCTCGGCGAGCAGTTCTGGGTCGCCTCGCGGGACGAGGCCATCGCCGCGGGCTGGTTCGGTCCGCAGGTCGACGAGCGGGTGTACGCCCGCCTCGGCGACGTGATCGCGGCCGCCCGGGACGACGTCCTGATCGTCGCCTCGGAGCGGGAGCCCAAGGAGTCGGCCATGGTCGGCAACCACGGCTCCATGACCCCTGCCGAGCAGTTCGTCCCGCTGCTCGAAGTACGCTCCTGA
- a CDS encoding inositol monophosphatase family protein has protein sequence MTDPLHTELLAIALEAARRAGEFLRDGRPADLAVAATKSSPIDVVTEMDIAAEKLITGIISERRPDDGFLGEEGASSEGSSGVRWVIDPLDGTVNYLYGLPTWAVSIAAEHDGETVVGVVAIPMRGETFHAVRGAGARGTGVWAGERVLACRPTAPLDQALVSTGFNYVTEVRTHQADVAQRLIPLLRDIRRSGSAAVDLCDVAVGRLDGYYERGLHPWDLAAGDLIAREAGALTGGRPAERPGRDLAIAATPGVFEPLQRLLEDFGAWHD, from the coding sequence GTGACCGACCCCCTGCACACAGAACTGCTCGCCATCGCCCTGGAGGCCGCCCGCCGCGCCGGCGAGTTCCTGCGCGACGGCCGCCCGGCCGACCTCGCGGTCGCCGCCACCAAGTCCAGCCCCATCGACGTCGTCACCGAGATGGACATCGCGGCCGAGAAGCTGATCACCGGGATCATCTCCGAGCGCCGCCCCGACGACGGCTTCCTCGGCGAGGAGGGAGCCTCCAGCGAGGGCAGCAGCGGCGTCCGCTGGGTGATCGACCCCCTCGACGGCACGGTCAACTACCTCTACGGACTGCCCACGTGGGCCGTCTCCATCGCCGCCGAGCACGACGGCGAGACCGTGGTCGGCGTCGTCGCGATCCCGATGCGCGGTGAGACGTTCCACGCCGTGCGCGGCGCCGGCGCGCGGGGGACCGGCGTCTGGGCGGGGGAGCGCGTGCTGGCCTGCCGGCCGACCGCCCCGCTCGACCAGGCCCTGGTCTCGACCGGCTTCAACTACGTCACCGAGGTCCGCACCCACCAGGCGGACGTCGCGCAGCGGCTCATCCCGCTCCTCAGGGACATCCGGCGCAGCGGTTCGGCCGCCGTCGACCTGTGCGACGTGGCCGTCGGCCGCCTCGACGGCTACTACGAGCGCGGCCTGCACCCCTGGGACCTCGCCGCGGGCGACCTCATCGCCCGGGAAGCGGGCGCGCTGACCGGTGGACGGCCCGCAGAGCGCCCCGGACGCGATCTCGCGATCGCCGCCACCCCGGGCGTCTTCGAGCCCCTCCAGCGCCTGCTGGAGGACTTCGGAGCCTGGCACGACTGA
- a CDS encoding response regulator transcription factor, with protein sequence MRVLVVEDEQLLADAVATGLRREAMAVDVVYDGAAALERIGVNDYDVVVLDRDLPLVHGDDVCRKIVELGMPTRVLMLTASGDVSDRVEGLEIGADDYLPKPFAFSELIARVRALGRRTSVPLPPVLERAGIKLDPNRREVFRDGKEVQLAPKEFAVLEVLMRSEGAVVSAEQLLEKAWDENTDPFTNVVRVTVMTLRRKLGEPPVIVTVPGSGYRI encoded by the coding sequence GTGCGCGTACTCGTCGTCGAGGACGAGCAGCTGCTCGCCGATGCGGTGGCCACCGGACTGCGCCGGGAGGCCATGGCCGTCGACGTCGTGTACGACGGCGCGGCCGCCCTGGAGCGCATCGGCGTCAACGACTACGACGTGGTCGTCCTCGACCGCGACCTCCCCCTCGTGCACGGCGACGACGTCTGCCGCAAGATCGTCGAACTCGGCATGCCCACGCGCGTGCTGATGCTGACGGCCTCCGGCGACGTGAGCGACCGTGTCGAGGGCCTGGAGATCGGCGCCGACGACTACCTTCCCAAGCCCTTCGCCTTCAGCGAGCTGATCGCCCGCGTGCGCGCGCTCGGCCGGCGCACCAGTGTCCCGCTGCCGCCCGTCCTCGAGCGGGCCGGCATCAAGCTCGACCCCAACCGCCGCGAGGTCTTCCGCGACGGCAAGGAGGTGCAGCTCGCGCCCAAGGAGTTCGCCGTCCTGGAGGTGCTGATGCGCAGCGAGGGCGCGGTCGTCTCCGCGGAGCAGCTCCTCGAGAAGGCGTGGGACGAGAACACCGACCCGTTCACGAACGTCGTGCGCGTGACGGTCATGACGCTGCGCCGCAAGCTGGGCGAACCGCCGGTGATCGTCACCGTTCCCGGTTCGGGCTACCGGATCTGA
- a CDS encoding sulfurtransferase, protein MNAIITASELAGELTGANPPVILDVRWQLSVAKAAGEPPFDGRAAYEAGHVPGAVYVDLDRELAGPAGDRGRHPLPDLAEFGAAMRRAGVSAGTPVVVYDGGQGWAAARAWWLLRWTGHPDVRVLDGGLPAWQGALSVDVPTRGEGDFEPAPGATGLLDADGAAGLARSGVLFDARAGERYRGEVEPIDRVGGHIPGAVSAPTNDNVAPDGRFLPAHELRDRFEALGASDGVEVGVYCGSGVSGAHEVLALAVAGIPAALYVGSWSEWSADPSRPVAVGPDPR, encoded by the coding sequence ATGAACGCCATCATCACCGCATCGGAACTGGCCGGCGAGTTGACCGGGGCGAATCCGCCCGTGATCCTCGACGTCCGCTGGCAGCTCAGCGTGGCCAAGGCGGCGGGGGAGCCGCCGTTCGACGGCCGGGCCGCGTACGAGGCGGGACATGTGCCCGGCGCGGTCTACGTGGACCTGGACAGGGAACTGGCGGGGCCGGCGGGCGACCGCGGCCGCCATCCCCTCCCGGATCTCGCCGAGTTCGGCGCGGCCATGCGCCGGGCGGGCGTCTCGGCCGGCACGCCGGTGGTCGTGTACGACGGCGGGCAGGGCTGGGCGGCGGCCCGCGCGTGGTGGCTGCTGCGGTGGACGGGTCACCCGGACGTGCGAGTCCTCGACGGCGGGCTGCCGGCGTGGCAGGGCGCTCTGTCGGTCGACGTCCCCACGCGCGGGGAGGGCGACTTCGAGCCGGCGCCGGGCGCCACGGGGCTGCTCGACGCGGACGGCGCGGCGGGCCTCGCCCGTTCCGGCGTGTTGTTCGACGCGCGCGCGGGGGAGCGGTACCGGGGCGAGGTCGAGCCGATCGACCGGGTCGGCGGGCACATCCCGGGCGCGGTGTCCGCGCCCACCAACGACAACGTGGCCCCGGACGGCCGCTTCCTGCCCGCGCACGAGCTGAGGGACCGCTTCGAGGCGCTGGGGGCGTCGGACGGCGTGGAGGTGGGCGTCTACTGCGGCTCGGGCGTCTCCGGCGCCCACGAGGTGCTGGCTCTCGCGGTGGCGGGCATTCCGGCCGCCCTGTACGTCGGCTCCTGGTCGGAGTGGTCCGCGGACCCGTCCCGGCCGGTCGCCGTGGGCCCGGACCCGCGATGA
- a CDS encoding VOC family protein, protein MTEAGGPVGPTGTAHARYAPGTPCWVSLMAHGLTATQAFYGELFGWEFQPGPQQLGPYVRAMLDGREVAGIGQLAPDRHLPVAWTPYFASDDVDSTAETVRLCGGTIGVGPLEAAEAGRLAIGSDTSGAVFGVWQAGAHVGTEITGVPGTPVWYELTTYETAGVRKFYATVFGYEEQPTPAADFDHVTLRVGGRPVAGVHGVGAALARDLGPHWTTYFEVADVDAALTLVAGLGGRVLEPAHDSAHGRVAAVADPEGAHFSLIQDAR, encoded by the coding sequence ATGACCGAGGCAGGTGGGCCGGTCGGCCCGACCGGCACAGCACACGCACGCTACGCGCCCGGTACACCCTGCTGGGTGAGCCTGATGGCACATGGGTTGACGGCGACTCAGGCGTTCTACGGTGAGCTGTTCGGTTGGGAGTTCCAACCCGGTCCGCAGCAGCTCGGCCCCTATGTGCGGGCCATGCTGGACGGCCGCGAGGTGGCCGGCATCGGACAGCTGGCCCCGGACCGTCACCTCCCCGTCGCCTGGACGCCCTACTTCGCCTCGGACGACGTGGACTCCACCGCCGAAACGGTCCGCCTGTGCGGGGGCACGATCGGCGTCGGCCCGCTGGAGGCCGCCGAAGCCGGGCGGCTGGCGATCGGCTCCGACACCTCCGGCGCCGTCTTCGGCGTCTGGCAGGCAGGCGCCCACGTGGGCACCGAGATCACCGGCGTTCCCGGCACGCCCGTCTGGTACGAGCTGACGACCTACGAGACGGCCGGCGTCCGCAAGTTCTACGCGACGGTGTTCGGCTACGAGGAGCAGCCGACGCCGGCGGCCGACTTCGATCACGTGACCCTGCGCGTCGGCGGCCGTCCGGTGGCCGGCGTCCACGGGGTGGGCGCGGCGCTGGCCCGGGATCTGGGGCCGCACTGGACGACGTACTTCGAGGTGGCGGACGTGGACGCGGCGCTCACGCTCGTCGCCGGCCTCGGCGGGCGCGTCCTGGAACCGGCGCACGACAGCGCGCACGGGCGCGTGGCGGCCGTGGCCGACCCCGAGGGCGCCCACTTCTCCCTGATCCAGGACGCGCGCTGA
- a CDS encoding MFS transporter, with product MPSPYRALFAAPGSKGFSAAGFLGRMPLSMMGIGVVTMVSQLTGRYGLAGALSATIALAAAVLGPQISRMVDLHGQRRVLRPATLVALVASAGLLLAAHFEWPDWVLFVCAVGIGAVPSLGAMVRARWAAVYRGTPKLHTAYSFESVVDEMCFIFGPIISIGLSTVWFPEAGPLLAACFLAVGVFWLTAQRATEPAPHPREQRDRGSALRSPGLQVLVSTFVATGAIFGAVDVVTVAFADERGHKGAASVVLALYAAGSCLAGIVFGLLRLKGSPERRWLLGVFMMGVSMIPLLLVGNLPFLAVALFVAGLAIAPTMITTMSLIEEHVPRAQLTEGMTWISTGLAVGVALGSSVAGWVIDAAGARAGYGVPAVSGAVAVAVGFLGYRRLSRPAPGRGGTVEQHSEREERHVA from the coding sequence GTGCCCAGCCCGTACCGCGCCCTGTTCGCAGCCCCCGGCTCCAAGGGCTTCTCCGCCGCGGGGTTCCTCGGCCGGATGCCGCTGTCGATGATGGGCATCGGCGTGGTCACGATGGTCTCCCAGCTCACGGGCCGTTACGGGCTCGCCGGCGCCCTGTCGGCCACGATCGCGCTGGCGGCCGCGGTCCTCGGGCCGCAGATCTCGCGCATGGTGGATCTGCACGGGCAGCGCCGGGTGCTGCGACCGGCGACGCTGGTCGCCCTCGTGGCCTCGGCCGGGCTGCTGCTGGCCGCGCACTTCGAGTGGCCGGACTGGGTGCTGTTCGTGTGCGCCGTCGGGATCGGCGCCGTGCCCAGCCTCGGGGCGATGGTCCGGGCCCGCTGGGCGGCCGTGTACCGGGGCACTCCGAAGCTGCACACCGCGTACTCCTTCGAGTCCGTGGTGGACGAAATGTGCTTCATCTTCGGGCCGATCATCTCCATCGGCCTGTCCACGGTGTGGTTCCCGGAGGCCGGGCCCCTGCTGGCGGCCTGCTTCCTCGCGGTCGGCGTCTTCTGGCTGACCGCCCAGCGGGCCACCGAGCCCGCGCCCCATCCGCGCGAGCAGCGCGACCGGGGCTCCGCCCTGCGCTCGCCGGGTCTGCAGGTCCTGGTGTCCACCTTCGTGGCGACCGGAGCGATCTTCGGAGCGGTCGACGTGGTCACCGTGGCCTTCGCCGACGAGCGCGGCCACAAGGGTGCCGCGAGCGTCGTCCTGGCGCTGTACGCGGCCGGTTCCTGTCTGGCGGGCATCGTGTTCGGCCTGCTGCGGCTGAAGGGGTCGCCGGAGCGTCGCTGGCTGCTGGGCGTGTTCATGATGGGCGTGAGTATGATCCCCCTCCTACTGGTCGGAAACTTGCCGTTCCTGGCCGTGGCGCTTTTCGTAGCGGGCCTGGCCATCGCTCCCACGATGATCACCACCATGTCCCTCATCGAAGAGCACGTACCGCGCGCGCAACTGACCGAGGGCATGACCTGGATTAGCACCGGGCTCGCGGTCGGGGTCGCGCTCGGCTCCTCCGTAGCCGGCTGGGTCATCGACGCGGCCGGGGCGCGGGCCGGGTACGGGGTTCCGGCGGTGTCCGGGGCCGTCGCGGTCGCGGTCGGTTTCCTGGGCTACCGTCGGCTGAGCAGGCCGGCTCCGGGTCGGGGAGGCACCGTTGAGCAGCACAGCGAGCGCGAAGAACGGCACGTGGCGTAA
- a CDS encoding ferrochelatase, which translates to MPDALDATPYDALLLLSFGGPEGPDDVVPFLENVTRGRGIPKERLKEVGQHYFLFGGVSPINEQNRALMDALRKDFAGHGLDLPVYWGNRNWAPYLTDTLREMTADGRRRVLVLATSAYASYSGCRQYRENLADALAALEAEGLQPPRVDKLRHYFNHPGFLEPMIDGVLRSLADLPEDVRDGAHLAFSTHSIPTSAADASGPVEDHGDGGAYVRQHLDTARLVVDAVRERTGVDHPWQLVYQSRSGAPHIPWLEPDICDHLEERHAAGVPAVVVAPIGFVSDHMEVLYDLDTEAEAKARELGLPMRRSATVGADPRFAAAVRELVLERAAVENGLEVTPCALGALGPSHHLCPAGCCPARAPKPAAAGADSPYA; encoded by the coding sequence ATGCCAGACGCGCTCGATGCCACCCCCTACGACGCCCTGCTCCTGCTCTCGTTCGGCGGCCCGGAAGGCCCGGACGACGTGGTCCCGTTCCTGGAGAACGTGACCCGCGGGCGCGGCATCCCCAAGGAACGCCTCAAGGAGGTGGGGCAGCACTACTTCCTGTTCGGCGGGGTCAGCCCCATCAACGAACAGAACCGCGCCCTGATGGACGCCCTGCGCAAGGACTTCGCCGGCCACGGCCTGGACCTGCCCGTCTACTGGGGCAACCGCAACTGGGCCCCGTACCTCACGGACACCCTGCGCGAGATGACCGCCGACGGCCGTCGCCGCGTCCTCGTCCTCGCCACCAGCGCCTACGCCTCGTACTCCGGCTGCCGCCAGTACCGCGAGAACCTCGCCGACGCCCTGGCCGCGCTCGAGGCCGAGGGCCTTCAGCCGCCCAGGGTCGACAAGCTGCGCCACTACTTCAACCACCCCGGCTTCCTGGAGCCCATGATCGACGGCGTGCTGCGCTCGCTCGCCGACCTCCCCGAGGACGTCCGCGACGGCGCCCACCTCGCCTTCTCGACCCACTCCATCCCGACCTCGGCCGCGGACGCCTCCGGCCCGGTCGAGGACCACGGGGACGGCGGCGCGTACGTCAGGCAGCACCTGGACACCGCGCGCCTCGTCGTCGACGCGGTCCGCGAGCGCACCGGCGTGGACCATCCCTGGCAGCTCGTCTACCAGTCCCGCTCGGGCGCCCCGCACATCCCCTGGCTGGAGCCCGACATCTGCGACCACCTGGAGGAGCGGCACGCGGCCGGCGTCCCGGCGGTCGTCGTCGCCCCCATCGGCTTCGTCTCCGACCACATGGAGGTCCTCTACGACCTCGACACCGAGGCCGAGGCCAAGGCCCGCGAGCTGGGCCTGCCGATGCGCCGCTCGGCCACCGTCGGCGCCGACCCCCGCTTCGCCGCAGCCGTCCGCGAACTCGTCCTGGAGCGCGCCGCGGTGGAGAACGGCCTGGAGGTCACCCCGTGCGCCCTCGGGGCGCTCGGGCCGAGCCACCACCTGTGCCCGGCCGGCTGCTGCCCCGCCCGTGCCCCCAAGCCCGCCGCCGCGGGCGCCGACAGCCCCTACGCGTGA
- a CDS encoding thymidine kinase, whose amino-acid sequence MPELVFFSGTMDCGKSTLALQIEHNRSARGLEGMIFTRDDRAGQGKLSSRLGLVTDAVEVEDGQDLYAYLVEHLSQGGRADYVIADEAQFLAEEQIDQLARVVDDLGLDVYAFGITTDFRSKLFPGSQRLVELADRVEVLQVEALCWCGARATHNARTVGGVMVVEGAQVVVGDVDQADTIGYEVLCRRHHRRRMTASSARAAALSPDVLPVQQV is encoded by the coding sequence ATGCCCGAGCTGGTGTTCTTCTCCGGAACCATGGACTGCGGGAAGTCGACGCTGGCTCTCCAGATAGAGCACAACCGCTCCGCGCGCGGCCTGGAGGGCATGATCTTCACCCGTGACGACCGCGCGGGCCAGGGCAAGCTGTCCTCCCGCCTGGGCCTGGTCACCGACGCGGTCGAGGTCGAGGACGGCCAGGACCTCTACGCCTACCTGGTGGAACACCTCTCGCAGGGCGGCCGCGCCGACTACGTGATCGCCGACGAGGCGCAGTTCCTGGCCGAGGAGCAGATCGACCAGCTCGCGCGCGTGGTCGACGATCTCGGCTTGGACGTCTACGCCTTCGGCATCACCACCGACTTCCGTTCCAAGCTGTTCCCCGGCTCCCAGCGGCTCGTCGAACTCGCCGACCGCGTCGAGGTGCTACAGGTCGAGGCGCTGTGCTGGTGCGGCGCCCGCGCCACGCACAACGCCCGCACCGTGGGCGGCGTCATGGTCGTCGAGGGCGCGCAGGTCGTCGTCGGCGACGTCGACCAGGCGGACACGATCGGCTACGAGGTCCTGTGCCGACGTCACCACCGGCGCCGGATGACGGCGTCGTCGGCGCGGGCGGCGGCCCTGTCGCCCGACGTGCTGCCGGTCCAGCAGGTCTAG
- a CDS encoding D-arabinono-1,4-lactone oxidase: MSSTASAKNGTWRNWGGNVVARPAREVMPASVDELAEAVRRAAEDGLRVKAVGTGHSFTSIAATDGVLIRPQLLTGIRKIDRDDMTVTVEAGTPLKRLNLALAREGLSLTNMGDIMEQTVSGATSTGTHGTGRESASIAAQIKGLELVTADGSVLVCSEKENPEVFAAARIGLGALGVVTAVTFAVEPVFLLTAREEPMPFDRVLAEFDELWAENEHFEFYWFPHTGSTNTKRNNRSAGPAKPVSRVAGWIEDEFLSNGVFQVAQWVGRAAPPTIPAIARLSSRALSARTYTDIPYKVFTSPRRVRFVEMEYAVPREAVTETLRELRTAIDRSGLRISFPVEVRTAPADDITLSTASGRESAYIAVHMVKGTAYQGYFTTAERIFTAHEGRPHWGKVHTRDAEYLAGVYPRFEEFTALRDRLDPHRLFQNDYLRRVLGT; encoded by the coding sequence TTGAGCAGCACAGCGAGCGCGAAGAACGGCACGTGGCGTAACTGGGGCGGCAACGTCGTCGCCCGCCCCGCGCGGGAGGTCATGCCCGCCTCCGTCGACGAGCTGGCCGAGGCGGTCCGCCGGGCCGCCGAGGACGGCCTGAGGGTGAAGGCGGTGGGAACCGGCCACTCCTTCACGTCGATCGCGGCAACTGACGGCGTCTTGATCCGCCCTCAACTGTTGACCGGCATCCGCAAGATCGACCGTGACGACATGACCGTCACGGTCGAGGCCGGGACGCCGCTCAAGAGACTCAACCTGGCCCTGGCGCGCGAGGGGCTGTCGCTCACCAACATGGGCGACATCATGGAACAGACGGTCTCCGGAGCCACCAGCACCGGCACGCACGGCACCGGCCGGGAGTCGGCGTCCATCGCCGCCCAGATCAAGGGGCTCGAACTCGTCACGGCGGACGGCTCGGTGCTCGTCTGCTCCGAGAAGGAGAACCCCGAGGTCTTCGCGGCCGCCCGGATCGGCCTGGGCGCCCTCGGCGTCGTCACCGCCGTCACGTTCGCGGTGGAGCCGGTGTTCCTGCTCACCGCGCGCGAGGAGCCGATGCCCTTCGACAGGGTTCTCGCCGAGTTCGACGAGCTGTGGGCCGAGAACGAGCACTTCGAGTTCTACTGGTTCCCGCACACCGGCAGCACCAACACCAAGCGCAACAACCGCAGCGCCGGCCCCGCGAAGCCGGTGAGCCGGGTCGCGGGCTGGATCGAGGACGAGTTCCTCTCCAACGGCGTCTTCCAGGTGGCCCAGTGGGTCGGGCGGGCGGCGCCCCCGACGATCCCGGCCATCGCCCGGCTCTCCAGCAGGGCCCTGTCGGCGCGCACCTACACCGACATCCCCTACAAGGTGTTCACGTCGCCGCGCCGGGTGCGGTTCGTGGAGATGGAGTACGCGGTGCCGCGCGAGGCGGTGACCGAGACACTGCGCGAACTGAGGACGGCGATCGACCGGTCGGGGCTGCGGATCAGCTTCCCCGTCGAGGTGCGCACCGCGCCCGCCGACGACATCACGCTGTCCACCGCCTCGGGGCGCGAGAGCGCGTACATCGCCGTCCACATGGTCAAGGGCACGGCGTACCAGGGGTACTTCACCACGGCCGAGCGCATCTTCACGGCGCACGAGGGCCGTCCGCACTGGGGGAAGGTGCACACGCGGGATGCCGAGTACTTGGCCGGCGTGTACCCGCGCTTCGAGGAGTTCACGGCGCTGCGGGACCGGCTGGACCCTCATCGCCTCTTCCAGAACGACTACCTGCGCAGGGTCCTGGGCACCTGA